A stretch of Desulfobacter hydrogenophilus DNA encodes these proteins:
- a CDS encoding sensor histidine kinase, whose product MTQTLQDTRRKRSGRKREGVAILCLLLAVGVLTVLETRVTPFDTGLPLSSTVLMFILININLLLLLTLLLLVFRNLAKLYYERKNNILGSKIKTRLTVAFVVLALLPTTVLFFFSIQFISTSIAFWFNAPVEQTLDASLAVGQTLYDYIEEKNAFVAKRGAFQIHSRDLLKPENQKKLSRYTQVIQRAFNCHAVEIYTPGAQRVSLSLASKLENMHFGLLTTTELMGLPNGRASHTVYQTMDQGEFLRTVCTIPFDLSPNTATGFIVITTLMTPDLSENLKAILKGVEEYHQLKLTKRPAQISYYIALSIVALLVVFCAVWFGFQIAKSITIPIMKFAEGTQRIIDGDMAYQIDFKTDDEIGTLIKSFNSMTRQLAEGRRQIALSESMLKQQNVELEKSRQYIEIVLKNIFAGVVSMDNEGTITTMNKAAESMLDVSSHDILNKNFRKVLTEEYLSLANKICEQAEQGGTHFNIPVSASVAGVPKHFSLNYTALKDDTGQNLGAVLVFDDVTELEKAQRLVAWREVARRIAHEVKNPLTPIKLSAQRLKRKYGKIIDDEVFTGCADTIVEHVDLIRNLVNQFAAFAKFPDTNFTSARIENIILETVALYKEGLEQVDIQTRFKDDIPTLKLDHQHMKQAFINLVDNAVYAINKKGTIVIDLSYDPILKIVRIEIADNGKGISDKEKTKLFEPYFSTKKTGMGLGLAIVNSIISDHNGVIRVQDNQPNGAKFIIELPAEEA is encoded by the coding sequence ATGACCCAGACACTGCAAGACACAAGACGAAAACGGTCCGGACGAAAAAGAGAAGGCGTTGCCATTCTATGCCTTCTGCTGGCCGTCGGGGTTCTGACAGTCCTTGAAACCCGCGTCACACCCTTTGATACGGGACTTCCCCTGTCATCCACCGTGCTGATGTTCATTTTGATAAACATCAACCTGTTGTTATTGCTTACCCTTCTGCTGCTGGTTTTCAGGAATCTTGCCAAACTCTACTATGAGAGAAAAAACAACATCCTGGGTTCCAAAATAAAAACCCGCCTGACCGTTGCTTTTGTTGTGCTGGCCCTTTTGCCGACCACCGTGCTTTTTTTCTTCTCCATCCAGTTTATCTCCACCTCTATCGCCTTCTGGTTCAATGCCCCTGTGGAGCAGACCCTGGACGCATCTCTGGCCGTGGGGCAGACCCTGTATGATTATATTGAGGAAAAAAACGCCTTTGTTGCCAAAAGGGGCGCGTTTCAGATTCATTCCCGGGATCTGCTTAAGCCTGAAAATCAGAAAAAACTCAGCCGGTATACCCAAGTAATCCAGCGGGCTTTTAACTGTCATGCCGTAGAAATTTATACTCCGGGTGCCCAGCGGGTAAGCCTCTCTTTAGCCAGCAAGCTGGAGAATATGCACTTTGGGCTGCTGACCACCACGGAATTAATGGGCCTCCCGAATGGCCGCGCCAGTCACACCGTCTACCAGACCATGGACCAAGGGGAATTTTTACGCACCGTATGCACCATTCCCTTTGATCTATCGCCGAACACGGCTACCGGATTTATTGTGATCACGACCCTGATGACCCCGGACCTGTCTGAGAATTTAAAAGCCATTCTCAAAGGCGTGGAGGAGTATCACCAGCTCAAATTGACAAAGAGGCCGGCCCAGATTTCTTACTACATTGCTTTGTCCATTGTGGCACTCCTTGTTGTGTTTTGTGCGGTGTGGTTTGGATTCCAGATAGCCAAGTCCATCACCATTCCTATTATGAAATTTGCCGAGGGCACCCAGCGGATCATAGACGGTGACATGGCCTATCAGATTGATTTTAAGACCGATGATGAGATCGGTACCCTGATTAAAAGTTTTAACTCCATGACCCGCCAGCTGGCCGAAGGCCGCCGGCAGATCGCCCTGTCCGAAAGCATGCTCAAACAGCAAAATGTCGAGCTGGAAAAAAGTCGCCAGTACATCGAGATCGTTTTGAAAAATATTTTTGCCGGTGTCGTGTCCATGGACAATGAGGGAACGATCACCACCATGAACAAAGCTGCTGAGTCTATGCTGGATGTTAGCAGCCATGATATTCTTAATAAAAATTTCAGGAAAGTCTTGACGGAAGAATACCTGTCTTTGGCCAATAAGATATGTGAACAGGCAGAGCAGGGGGGCACCCATTTCAATATTCCTGTATCTGCCTCCGTGGCCGGTGTTCCCAAGCATTTTTCATTGAATTATACCGCGCTCAAGGATGATACCGGCCAAAATCTGGGAGCTGTACTGGTGTTCGATGATGTAACCGAACTTGAAAAAGCCCAGCGATTAGTTGCCTGGCGGGAGGTGGCCCGCCGCATTGCCCATGAGGTGAAAAATCCGTTAACCCCCATTAAGTTATCTGCCCAGCGACTTAAACGTAAATACGGCAAGATCATTGATGATGAGGTTTTCACCGGATGTGCCGATACCATTGTGGAGCATGTTGACCTGATCCGGAACCTGGTAAACCAGTTTGCCGCCTTTGCCAAATTTCCCGATACCAATTTTACTTCGGCCCGCATTGAGAATATTATTCTTGAAACCGTTGCCCTGTATAAGGAAGGGTTGGAGCAGGTGGATATCCAGACCCGGTTCAAGGATGATATTCCTACCTTGAAGCTGGACCATCAGCATATGAAGCAGGCCTTTATCAATCTTGTTGACAATGCGGTTTACGCCATAAACAAAAAAGGCACCATTGTGATTGATCTCTCCTATGATCCCATTCTTAAAATCGTACGTATTGAAATAGCAGACAATGGCAAAGGTATTTCAGACAAGGAAAAGACCAAACTGTTTGAACCCTATTTTTCCACCAAGAAAACGGGCATGGGACTTGGGCTTGCCATTGTAAACTCCATTATTTCAGATCATAACGGCGTGATTCGGGTCCAGGACAACCAGCCCAACGGTGCCAAGTTTATCATTGAACTGCCTGCCGAGGAGGCCTAA
- a CDS encoding sigma-54-dependent transcriptional regulator: MYPAVLIVDDESTIIDSLEGILSDDGFEVIHAFNGYEALKKIDSDSPDIVLLDIWMPGMDGIDTLKEIKQHHPSLPVVMITGHGSIESAVEATKSGAFDFLEKPLSIDKVILAINNALNFRKLEEENRYLRKKTIEKNSITGTSPAVQKLYGEIMVAAPTESSILITGENGTGKEMVARTIHQFSKRPEGPFIIINCAAIPEEHLESELFGHEKGAFEGATAKNRGKFELAASGTLFLDEIGDMSISTQAKMLRALESKTFQRIGSSRTLHMDVRVITSSNKDLDAEIKEGRFREDLFFRLNVIPIHVPALRERIDDIPILVDFFLSHLAEKSLASKKTLSKEALEILKQWHWKGNVRELKNLMERLSIMVESDVIGKDDIPSPYNPDIKTSPEKGDVRNRIFNMKKLDRARAAFETEFIRFRVDQMNGDLQTAAKQMGASLNFVKKKISES; the protein is encoded by the coding sequence ATGTACCCGGCAGTCTTGATTGTTGATGACGAATCCACCATTATTGATTCTTTGGAAGGGATTCTTTCCGATGACGGATTCGAAGTTATTCATGCATTTAACGGATACGAAGCCCTAAAAAAAATTGACTCCGATTCCCCGGATATTGTGCTGCTGGACATCTGGATGCCCGGTATGGACGGCATTGACACCCTAAAGGAGATCAAACAGCATCACCCCAGTCTGCCGGTGGTCATGATCACAGGCCACGGGTCCATTGAATCTGCCGTGGAAGCCACTAAATCCGGTGCCTTTGATTTTTTGGAAAAACCTTTATCCATTGACAAGGTTATACTTGCCATCAACAATGCGTTGAATTTCAGAAAACTTGAGGAAGAGAACCGATACCTTCGTAAAAAAACCATTGAAAAAAATTCCATTACCGGCACAAGTCCGGCAGTCCAGAAACTTTACGGCGAAATTATGGTCGCAGCGCCGACAGAGTCCTCTATTTTGATTACGGGTGAAAATGGCACGGGCAAGGAGATGGTGGCCCGCACCATTCACCAGTTCAGTAAACGTCCCGAAGGTCCTTTTATCATTATCAATTGCGCGGCTATACCCGAAGAACATCTGGAATCCGAACTGTTCGGCCATGAGAAAGGGGCTTTTGAAGGGGCCACAGCAAAAAATCGAGGCAAATTTGAATTGGCTGCAAGTGGGACCCTGTTTCTGGATGAAATAGGGGATATGAGTATCAGTACCCAGGCCAAAATGCTGCGGGCCCTAGAATCCAAAACCTTCCAGCGCATTGGTTCCAGCCGTACCTTGCACATGGATGTGCGTGTGATCACTTCATCCAATAAAGATCTTGACGCGGAAATCAAAGAAGGCCGGTTCAGGGAGGACCTGTTTTTCAGGCTTAATGTCATACCGATTCATGTTCCGGCCTTAAGGGAAAGGATCGACGATATTCCTATACTGGTGGATTTTTTTTTAAGTCACCTGGCTGAGAAATCATTGGCATCTAAAAAAACGCTGTCCAAAGAGGCTCTTGAAATTTTAAAACAATGGCATTGGAAGGGAAATGTCAGGGAACTTAAGAATTTGATGGAGCGCTTGTCCATTATGGTGGAAAGTGACGTTATTGGAAAAGATGATATCCCTTCACCCTATAACCCTGACATCAAAACATCACCCGAAAAGGGTGATGTGCGTAACCGAATTTTTAATATGAAAAAACTGGATCGGGCAAGAGCAGCTTTTGAAACGGAATTTATCCGTTTCAGGGTGGATCAGATGAACGGGGATCTCCAGACAGCGGCCAAACAGATGGGGGCAAGCCTGAACTTTGTCAAAAAAAAAATATCTGAAAGCTGA
- a CDS encoding enoyl-CoA hydratase/isomerase family protein, which translates to MAVIEWKKQDMVAIVSMCNAANRMNKIFAQDFNRCLDQVEADAQVKSMILTALDEKNFSQGVDVEWIGEKLAINQRQDVIDFMYEMNNVFKRLLLFPVPVIAAINGHAFGNGAILSCACDFRFMRKDKGFFCFPEVDLGIPFLPGMIALVRRAVPEHMFNHMLLSGQRITAVDLERANVLVKACENQEDMMKETMGFAAGFDKKRGIFRELKKRVHKDVLQIMDEQDPEFIDVLNLFVTEE; encoded by the coding sequence TTGGCCGTTATTGAATGGAAAAAACAAGATATGGTAGCAATCGTTTCAATGTGTAACGCTGCCAACAGGATGAATAAAATTTTTGCGCAGGATTTTAATCGATGTCTTGACCAGGTCGAGGCCGATGCGCAAGTGAAATCAATGATCCTTACCGCCTTGGATGAAAAAAACTTTTCCCAGGGTGTTGATGTGGAATGGATCGGTGAAAAATTAGCGATTAACCAAAGGCAGGATGTCATTGACTTCATGTATGAAATGAACAATGTATTCAAACGTCTGCTGCTTTTTCCCGTACCTGTAATCGCTGCGATCAACGGTCATGCCTTCGGCAACGGCGCCATTTTAAGCTGTGCCTGCGATTTCAGGTTCATGAGAAAAGACAAAGGATTCTTTTGTTTTCCCGAAGTGGATCTCGGCATTCCCTTTCTGCCCGGCATGATCGCTTTAGTACGCAGGGCGGTACCCGAACACATGTTCAATCATATGCTGCTGTCCGGCCAGCGGATAACCGCAGTGGATCTTGAGCGCGCCAATGTGCTTGTCAAAGCCTGTGAAAACCAGGAAGATATGATGAAAGAAACCATGGGATTTGCCGCAGGATTCGACAAAAAGCGCGGTATTTTCCGGGAACTGAAAAAGAGGGTTCATAAAGACGTACTCCAAATAATGGATGAACAAGACCCCGAATTTATTGATGTGCTCAATTTGTTTGTCACCGAAGAATAA
- the rsmD gene encoding 16S rRNA (guanine(966)-N(2))-methyltransferase RsmD: protein MRIISGACRGRKLVQIQGKDIRPTSDRVREALFNILGPGIRKKRVLDMFAGTGALGLESLSRGAQSAVFLDAARSSCDVIKRNIELCRMADHARILCHDLINASLPVFHQSFDLIFMDPPYNKGYPGQVLGKPGFFELLAPGAIIIVEQSVKESLDYSVNSLDKYLEKKYSRTTLTFLRKSATDDKDAYDYPKTDNCYLPRVL, encoded by the coding sequence ATGCGTATTATCAGTGGTGCCTGTCGGGGCAGAAAATTGGTTCAGATTCAGGGAAAGGATATCCGGCCCACCTCGGACCGGGTCAGAGAGGCCTTGTTTAATATTCTTGGCCCCGGTATCCGAAAAAAAAGGGTGCTTGATATGTTTGCCGGTACCGGGGCCTTGGGGCTTGAATCCTTGAGTCGTGGGGCGCAGTCTGCGGTGTTTCTGGATGCCGCCCGGTCTTCCTGCGATGTGATCAAACGCAATATTGAATTGTGCCGGATGGCGGATCATGCCCGGATTCTTTGTCACGATCTTATCAACGCGTCTTTACCGGTATTCCATCAATCCTTTGATCTGATTTTCATGGATCCTCCTTACAATAAAGGATATCCGGGGCAGGTGCTTGGAAAACCAGGGTTTTTTGAGCTCCTTGCACCCGGGGCAATTATCATTGTGGAACAGTCTGTCAAAGAAAGCCTTGACTATTCCGTAAACAGCCTTGACAAATACCTGGAAAAAAAATACTCAAGGACAACTCTTACATTTTTGCGGAAATCCGCCACAGACGACAAGGATGCGTATGATTACCCGAAAACGGACAATTGCTATTTACCCCGGGTCCTTTGA
- the coaD gene encoding pantetheine-phosphate adenylyltransferase, producing MITRKRTIAIYPGSFDPLTNGHLDVIRRAQEIFDHVIVGVLYNSSKKTPLFSPEERISIIKECFGDPSVELDSARIEVETFDGLLVEYARMKNAVAIIRGMRALSDFESEFQMALMNRKLNREVQSVFLMTGLSWIFTSSSIIKEVARYGGDISDMVPKSVDRRVKEKFARTVT from the coding sequence ATGATTACCCGAAAACGGACAATTGCTATTTACCCCGGGTCCTTTGATCCCTTGACAAACGGACATCTTGATGTCATCAGACGCGCCCAGGAGATTTTTGACCATGTGATCGTGGGGGTGCTGTACAATTCGTCTAAAAAAACACCGTTGTTTTCCCCCGAGGAGCGCATCTCCATAATCAAGGAATGTTTTGGAGACCCATCGGTCGAGCTGGACTCCGCAAGGATTGAGGTGGAGACCTTTGATGGGCTTCTTGTGGAATATGCCCGAATGAAAAATGCTGTGGCTATTATCCGGGGTATGCGGGCATTGTCTGATTTTGAAAGTGAATTTCAGATGGCGCTGATGAATAGAAAACTCAATAGGGAGGTCCAGTCGGTCTTTCTTATGACAGGATTGAGTTGGATTTTTACCTCATCGTCCATCATTAAGGAGGTCGCCCGGTATGGCGGAGACATCTCCGATATGGTTCCCAAATCCGTGGACCGCAGGGTAAAGGAGAAATTTGCCCGGACCGTGACCTGA
- a CDS encoding histone deacetylase family protein translates to MLNAPHKTGLVFFPAFDWAIDPTHPEREERLLYTQDQVTEEGVFDVPEIIEYKPEIVTPKDIQRAHFCVPDEQAVTTESHLISAGGAKAIANAVMLNEVKNGFALVRPPGHHSMRVTHGGRGFCHINIEAIMVEYIRSQYGVKRIAVIDTDCHHGDGTNDIFWHDPDVLFISLHQDGRTMYPGTGFPSDLGGPNAKGSNLNIPLPPGTSNEGYLYVIENCVLPVIEAFKPDLVVNSAGQDNHYTDPLTNMNFSAQGYARLTSMLKPDIAVLEGGYAIEGALPYVNLGIILAMAGIDYSGVVEPNYDPERLKQSVSITDKIKTTCDQIMTYWDQRYELREAAGEPGQIMTRHREVFYDTDNIFERQKEKVRVCRDCGGSFEVDSKATPGNHILGVHIPINACKACREQGYEFYDRADNTKYQRIYLQDRTTDLYEVKQ, encoded by the coding sequence ATGTTAAACGCACCGCATAAAACCGGGCTGGTCTTTTTTCCTGCATTTGACTGGGCCATTGACCCCACCCATCCTGAAAGGGAAGAGCGGCTTTTGTATACCCAGGACCAGGTCACCGAAGAAGGGGTTTTTGATGTACCCGAAATTATAGAGTACAAGCCTGAAATTGTAACGCCCAAGGATATACAAAGAGCCCATTTCTGTGTACCTGATGAACAGGCCGTTACAACCGAATCCCATTTGATATCTGCAGGCGGAGCCAAGGCCATTGCCAATGCTGTTATGTTAAACGAGGTAAAAAACGGCTTTGCCCTGGTCAGACCTCCGGGACATCATTCCATGCGGGTGACCCACGGGGGCCGGGGATTCTGCCATATCAATATTGAAGCGATCATGGTGGAATATATTCGTTCCCAGTATGGTGTCAAGCGTATTGCCGTCATTGATACGGACTGCCACCACGGTGACGGCACCAATGATATTTTCTGGCATGATCCTGATGTGCTGTTTATTTCGCTGCATCAGGACGGCCGGACCATGTATCCTGGCACAGGCTTTCCCAGTGACCTGGGTGGCCCCAATGCCAAGGGATCCAATTTGAATATTCCGCTTCCCCCGGGTACTTCCAACGAAGGGTATCTCTATGTTATTGAAAATTGTGTGCTGCCGGTCATTGAGGCATTTAAACCTGATCTTGTGGTCAATTCCGCCGGCCAGGACAACCACTATACAGACCCTTTGACCAATATGAATTTTTCGGCCCAGGGGTATGCGCGTCTGACCTCCATGCTTAAGCCGGACATTGCGGTTCTTGAAGGAGGATATGCCATTGAAGGCGCCCTGCCTTATGTCAATTTGGGCATTATCCTTGCCATGGCAGGTATCGATTATTCCGGCGTGGTGGAACCCAATTACGATCCGGAAAGACTCAAGCAGTCGGTGAGTATTACGGATAAAATCAAAACGACCTGCGACCAGATTATGACCTACTGGGATCAACGGTATGAACTGAGAGAAGCCGCCGGCGAACCCGGACAGATTATGACTCGCCACCGAGAAGTCTTTTATGACACGGACAATATTTTTGAGCGCCAGAAAGAAAAAGTTCGGGTATGCAGGGATTGCGGCGGCAGTTTTGAGGTGGATTCCAAGGCTACGCCGGGAAATCATATTTTGGGCGTTCATATCCCCATCAATGCCTGCAAAGCTTGCCGGGAGCAAGGCTATGAATTTTATGATCGGGCAGATAATACCAAATACCAGCGTATCTATCTCCAGGATCGGACAACGGATCTGTATGAGGTTAAGCAGTAG
- a CDS encoding hydantoinase/oxoprolinase family protein yields MILGLDVGGTNTDVVFLSQKGVQKYVKVPTQPDNLFKSVLSGFTLILEGVDPACIERVVISTTLTTNAIVQQTVTPVGMIVSAGPGIDPENFRTGEHYYAVGGSINHRGREIEPINEMEIQIVGEKLQKAGIEYVGVVSKFCVRNPSHEILIKRTLNKQFKHIFLGHHVSGNLNFPRRIATTHMNAAVYPLHKEFFQAVKQSLEEMGLTVPIQILKADGGTMTLEASMDFPAQTVLSGPAASIMGAIPYAPDGQDAVVLDIGGTTTDIAFLVDKTPLLEPVGIQRGGYKSLIRSLRTDSKGIGGDSALRVNDEGKLTVGPDRMGPAMAFGGSVPTPTDALVVLGLMEEGDQDQARQGIKSIADQLGMAEKEAAEHIFKICCNIILKKTFEMIDTLNAKPVYTVHDFLEGYKFSPDTILLMGGPARFFAEKIQDMYQLETIAVPYASVANAIGAALARTTCEVTVNADTEQGVVTAHEEDFAEPISKSFSKDDLVETAYSLLKGKAENAGADPDTLNEVEVVEFQEFNIVRNFSPKGKILRTKIQLKPGLIHGYESMLNQQALEN; encoded by the coding sequence ATGATTTTAGGACTAGATGTTGGTGGCACAAATACAGACGTTGTTTTTCTCAGCCAAAAAGGTGTTCAAAAATATGTAAAGGTGCCCACCCAGCCGGACAATTTGTTTAAAAGCGTTCTTTCAGGTTTTACTTTGATTCTTGAGGGCGTTGATCCGGCATGCATTGAGCGGGTTGTTATCTCCACTACCCTGACGACCAATGCCATTGTCCAGCAGACCGTGACACCGGTGGGTATGATTGTTTCAGCCGGGCCGGGCATAGATCCTGAAAATTTCAGGACCGGCGAACACTATTATGCCGTGGGTGGTTCCATCAACCACCGTGGCCGGGAAATAGAGCCGATCAATGAGATGGAAATTCAGATTGTGGGTGAAAAACTCCAAAAGGCGGGCATTGAATATGTTGGGGTTGTCAGTAAATTCTGTGTCAGAAATCCTTCCCATGAAATTTTAATCAAACGGACATTAAACAAGCAGTTTAAGCATATCTTTTTGGGTCATCATGTCTCCGGTAATTTGAATTTTCCCCGGCGCATTGCCACCACCCACATGAACGCGGCTGTATATCCTCTGCATAAAGAATTTTTCCAGGCTGTTAAACAATCCCTTGAGGAAATGGGGCTTACCGTACCCATTCAGATTCTCAAAGCTGACGGCGGCACCATGACATTGGAAGCATCAATGGATTTTCCGGCCCAGACCGTTTTATCAGGGCCTGCGGCCAGTATCATGGGGGCTATTCCCTATGCCCCTGACGGCCAGGATGCCGTTGTCCTTGATATCGGCGGTACCACCACGGATATTGCATTTCTGGTGGATAAAACCCCATTGCTTGAGCCCGTGGGCATCCAGCGTGGGGGATATAAAAGCCTGATTCGGTCTCTGCGAACGGATTCCAAAGGCATTGGCGGCGACTCGGCCTTAAGAGTCAATGACGAAGGCAAGCTCACTGTGGGACCGGACCGTATGGGGCCGGCCATGGCCTTTGGCGGATCTGTCCCCACGCCCACGGACGCTCTGGTGGTTTTAGGGCTCATGGAAGAGGGGGACCAGGATCAGGCCCGGCAGGGTATAAAGTCCATTGCAGATCAGCTGGGTATGGCAGAAAAAGAGGCTGCGGAACACATATTTAAAATTTGTTGCAACATCATTTTGAAAAAAACCTTTGAGATGATAGACACGTTGAATGCCAAGCCCGTTTATACGGTCCATGATTTTCTTGAAGGGTACAAGTTCAGTCCGGACACGATTCTGCTCATGGGCGGGCCGGCAAGGTTCTTTGCCGAGAAAATTCAGGATATGTATCAGCTTGAGACCATTGCGGTCCCCTATGCTTCAGTGGCAAACGCCATTGGTGCAGCCCTTGCCAGAACCACCTGCGAGGTTACGGTGAATGCCGACACAGAGCAAGGCGTTGTCACCGCCCATGAAGAGGATTTTGCTGAGCCTATTTCCAAATCCTTTTCTAAGGATGATCTGGTGGAGACTGCTTATAGCCTGCTTAAGGGCAAGGCCGAAAATGCAGGTGCTGATCCTGATACTCTCAACGAGGTGGAAGTGGTGGAATTCCAGGAGTTTAACATTGTGCGCAACTTTTCCCCCAAGGGAAAAATTCTTCGGACTAAAATTCAGCTTAAACCCGGCCTGATACATGGGTATGAATCGATGCTTAACCAGCAGGCGCTGGAAAATTAA
- a CDS encoding selenium metabolism-associated LysR family transcriptional regulator, producing the protein MDLWQLHIFVSVVEKKSFSRASEQIHLSQPTVSTHIKELEAHFQCRLLDRLGKVTEPTRAGEILYDYAKRMLALKQETQSAMLDFLGHTKGQLIIGGSTIPAGYILPRMMGAFKIAFPDVSIHMTVGDTGQITRAVKDGELELGVVGAKINDPDIVQEKLIEDEMKLVVPSGHEWADRDSVTCKALLSQPFIAREQGSGTWETVIASMDKAGIDVSRLEPAVTMGNSVSVIQGILNNVGISILSTIAVTEELARGRLHALSVEDLDLSRHFYLTLSRKRTRSPICEKFIHFLKEQV; encoded by the coding sequence GTGGACTTGTGGCAGCTTCATATTTTTGTTTCCGTGGTTGAGAAGAAAAGTTTTTCCAGAGCGTCAGAACAGATTCATTTATCCCAGCCCACAGTGTCCACCCATATCAAGGAATTGGAAGCACATTTTCAATGCCGCCTGCTGGACAGGCTGGGCAAGGTGACCGAGCCTACCCGGGCCGGGGAGATCCTCTATGACTATGCCAAACGGATGCTGGCGCTGAAACAGGAAACCCAGTCCGCCATGCTGGATTTTTTAGGGCATACCAAAGGACAGCTGATCATTGGCGGGTCAACCATTCCGGCCGGGTATATCCTTCCCAGGATGATGGGGGCGTTTAAAATCGCTTTTCCGGATGTATCCATCCACATGACGGTCGGGGATACCGGCCAGATTACCCGGGCTGTCAAAGATGGTGAACTGGAACTGGGTGTGGTGGGTGCAAAAATCAATGATCCCGACATTGTCCAGGAGAAATTGATTGAAGATGAAATGAAACTTGTCGTGCCCTCCGGTCATGAATGGGCGGATAGGGACAGTGTGACCTGCAAGGCGTTGCTGTCCCAGCCATTTATTGCCAGGGAACAGGGATCAGGTACCTGGGAAACCGTTATCGCGAGCATGGACAAGGCGGGGATTGACGTATCCCGACTTGAGCCTGCAGTGACCATGGGAAATTCCGTTTCAGTTATTCAGGGCATTCTCAATAATGTGGGTATTTCTATTCTCTCCACCATTGCGGTAACCGAGGAGCTGGCCCGGGGGCGACTGCATGCCCTGAGCGTTGAAGACCTTGACCTGTCCAGGCATTTTTATCTAACCCTGTCCCGGAAGAGAACCCGATCTCCCATATGTGAAAAATTTATTCACTTCTTAAAGGAACAGGTCTGA
- a CDS encoding DUF4390 domain-containing protein: MPMKIRGAVTKFLCAVVFSITGILFIVPDSALAYDDAVLSHIKLANTRDDLFTYFKVENAFNEKNTLAIENGIFTSFTFYVTLFKTSSSLFDKKIVEIKTRATIKYNSMKQEYTVVCQWKDAPALITKSFDEAKTWMTEIDNLKVVPLNRLVKGDKYQIRIKAELEKVTLPLSLHYVLFFVSYWDFETDWYVINFTY, encoded by the coding sequence ATGCCGATGAAAATTAGAGGTGCGGTTACAAAATTTTTGTGTGCAGTTGTTTTTTCTATCACAGGCATTCTTTTTATTGTCCCGGATAGCGCGCTTGCCTATGACGATGCGGTTCTCTCCCATATCAAACTGGCCAACACCCGGGATGATCTGTTTACTTATTTTAAGGTGGAAAATGCCTTTAATGAAAAGAATACCCTGGCTATTGAAAATGGCATTTTCACCTCGTTTACGTTCTATGTAACCTTGTTCAAAACATCAAGCAGTCTGTTTGACAAGAAAATTGTTGAGATCAAAACCCGTGCAACCATAAAATACAATTCCATGAAACAGGAATACACGGTTGTCTGCCAGTGGAAGGATGCTCCTGCGTTGATCACAAAATCCTTTGATGAGGCAAAGACCTGGATGACCGAAATTGACAACTTAAAGGTGGTGCCCCTTAACCGGCTGGTAAAAGGAGATAAATACCAGATCAGGATCAAGGCCGAACTTGAAAAAGTCACGTTGCCCCTGTCGTTGCACTATGTTTTATTTTTTGTCTCTTACTGGGATTTTGAAACTGACTGGTATGTGATTAATTTCACGTATTAA